One Physeter macrocephalus isolate SW-GA chromosome 10, ASM283717v5, whole genome shotgun sequence DNA window includes the following coding sequences:
- the RIMS1 gene encoding regulating synaptic membrane exocytosis protein 1 isoform X39, which yields MLISFFQDTQESGHKKLKSTIQRSTETGMAAEMRKMVRQPSRESTDGSINSYSSEGNLIFPGVRLGADSQFSDFLDGLGPAQLVGRQTLATPAMGDIQIGMEDKKGQLEVEVIRARSLTQKPGSKSTPAPYVKVYLLENGACIAKKKTRIARKTLDPLYQQSLVFDESPQGKVLQVIVWGDYGRMDHKCFMGVAQILLEELDLSSMVIGWYKLFPPSSLVEPTLTPLTRRASQSSLESSTGPPCIRS from the exons AGTCAGGCCACAAGAAGTTAAAAAGCACCATCCAGAGAAGCACAGAGACGGGAATGGCAGCCGAGATGAGAAAGATGGTAAGGCAGCCGAGCCGGGAGTCTACGGATGGCAGCATCAACAGTTACAGCTCCGAGGGAAA CTTAATATTTCCTGGAGTGAGACTAGGAGCGGATAGTCAATTCAGTGATTTTCTCGATGGACTGGGACCAGCCCAGCTTGTTGGCCGCCAAACCCTCGCCACCCCTGCAATGg GTGATATACAAATTGGAATGGAGGATAAAAAGGGCCAATTAGAAGTTGAAGTGATTAGAGCACGAAGCCTCACGCAAAAGCCTGGTTCCAAATCCACGCCTG CTCCGTACGTCAAAGTGTATCTTTTGGAGAACGGGGCCTGCATAGccaaaaagaagacaagaattGCACGAAAGACCCTTGACCCCTTGTATCAACAGTCCCTGGTTTTTGACGAAAGTCCACAGGGTAAAGTCCTTCAG GTGATTGTCTGGGGAGACTACGGCAGAATGGATCACAAATGCTTTATGGGCGTGGCCCAGATCTTGTTGGAGGAACTGGATCTTTCCAGCATGGTCATCGGCTGGTACAAGCTGTTCCCCCCGTCATCACTGGTTGAACCCACGCTCACCCCCCTGACCCGCCGGGCTTCCCAGTCATCTCTGGAAAGTTCCACCGGGCCCCCCTGCATCCGGTCCTAA